Proteins encoded within one genomic window of Empedobacter falsenii:
- the rnc gene encoding ribonuclease III — MSFLKKLFSFKNHRDDSNSSDPFLKFLKSILGYTPRNVEVFKEAFTHRSAQKKDENGNSINFERLEFLGDALLGASAAMYLYYKAPDQQEGYLTKMRSKIVSRKQLNAVSKQLGLLDYLDPMNNHNNLGEDVNGDMLEALVGAIYVDGGIDAVQKFIQIKIIDPYADLDRLEHTITSHKSLILEWSQKTRNTIRFNTFEEQNAEDLQVFVSVIRLNDKVISKGRGTSKKKAEESAAKRAYYSLQKKIEKV; from the coding sequence ATGTCTTTCTTAAAAAAATTATTTTCTTTTAAAAATCATCGTGATGATTCAAATTCATCTGATCCTTTTTTGAAATTTTTGAAGTCGATTTTGGGTTATACTCCTCGCAATGTTGAGGTTTTTAAAGAAGCATTTACCCACAGATCTGCACAGAAAAAAGATGAAAATGGAAACAGTATAAACTTTGAAAGATTAGAGTTTTTAGGAGATGCATTACTTGGTGCTTCTGCAGCAATGTACTTATACTACAAAGCGCCCGATCAACAAGAAGGTTATTTGACAAAAATGCGCTCTAAAATTGTTTCGCGTAAACAATTGAATGCCGTTTCCAAACAACTTGGCTTGTTAGATTATTTGGATCCAATGAACAATCACAACAATTTGGGTGAAGACGTAAATGGTGATATGTTGGAGGCGTTGGTAGGAGCAATTTATGTTGATGGAGGCATAGATGCTGTACAAAAATTTATTCAAATCAAAATTATTGACCCTTATGCGGATTTAGATCGTTTGGAACACACGATTACAAGTCACAAATCGTTGATTTTGGAATGGAGTCAAAAAACGAGAAATACGATAAGATTCAATACATTTGAGGAGCAAAACGCAGAAGATTTGCAGGTTTTTGTATCAGTTATCCGTCTCAATGATAAAGTCATCTCGAAAGGGAGAGGAACTTCTAAAAAGAAAGCGGAGGAAAGTGCAGCAAAACGCGCCTACTATTCGCTACAAAAGAAAATAGAAAAAGTTTAG
- a CDS encoding tRNA1(Val) (adenine(37)-N6)-methyltransferase — MKVGTDGVLLGAWADLKSGNTILDIGTGTGLISLMLAQRFPLSMIEAIEIDNDAFLQAKENFENASFSDRLTIFNSSLQDYSTNKKYDLIVSNPPFFTVNDTVDFDARKQARQQETLTFEELIKKTAELLHKDGLASFIIPYDQMGDFCMIAAQNALKLSRVVYIKGNSTTVTKRVLLEFSFHEKEVEEKELIIEVDRHQYTEDYIKLTKDFYLKM, encoded by the coding sequence ATGAAAGTAGGCACAGATGGTGTTTTACTTGGCGCTTGGGCTGATTTAAAAAGTGGAAATACTATTTTAGACATTGGTACAGGAACTGGATTAATTTCGTTGATGTTAGCGCAACGTTTTCCTCTTTCTATGATTGAGGCAATAGAAATTGATAACGATGCTTTTTTACAAGCAAAAGAAAATTTCGAGAATGCATCTTTTTCAGATCGATTAACCATTTTTAATTCATCGCTTCAAGATTATTCAACCAATAAAAAATATGATTTGATTGTCAGTAATCCACCTTTTTTTACGGTGAATGATACGGTTGATTTTGATGCGCGTAAACAAGCACGCCAGCAAGAAACGTTGACTTTCGAAGAATTAATAAAAAAAACTGCTGAATTACTACATAAAGACGGATTAGCGAGTTTTATAATTCCATACGATCAAATGGGTGATTTTTGTATGATAGCGGCTCAAAACGCTTTAAAACTATCTAGAGTCGTTTATATCAAAGGGAATTCGACAACGGTAACAAAACGTGTGTTGTTAGAATTTAGTTTTCATGAAAAAGAAGTAGAAGAAAAAGAATTAATCATCGAAGTCGATCGCCATCAATACACAGAAGATTATATTAAGTTGACAAAGGATTTTTACTTGAAAATGTAA
- a CDS encoding adenylyltransferase/cytidyltransferase family protein, giving the protein MTTGITFGIFDLLHAGHVMMLEEAKRQCDYLIVGLNTDPASVDPSKNSPTQSIVERYIQLEGCRYVDEIIPYETEQDLFDMLSALPINVRVIGEEYRNIDFTGKQYCLDNNIQIYYNKRTHRFSSSGLRKVVATSEKEK; this is encoded by the coding sequence ATGACAACGGGAATTACATTCGGTATATTTGACCTTCTTCATGCAGGTCATGTGATGATGCTCGAAGAAGCCAAAAGACAATGCGACTACTTAATTGTAGGGCTTAATACTGATCCTGCAAGTGTAGACCCTTCAAAAAATAGTCCTACTCAATCTATTGTAGAGCGTTATATTCAATTAGAAGGTTGTCGATATGTCGACGAAATCATTCCCTACGAAACCGAACAAGATTTGTTTGATATGTTAAGTGCTTTACCAATAAATGTTAGAGTTATTGGCGAAGAATATCGAAATATCGACTTTACGGGAAAACAATATTGTTTAGATAATAATATTCAAATTTACTACAACAAGCGTACACACCGCTTCTCTAGTTCTGGATTAAGAAAAGTAGTTGCGACTTCTGAAAAGGAGAAATAA
- a CDS encoding mannose-1-phosphate guanylyltransferase — protein MCIYNVILSGGVGSRLWPLSRKSHPKQYLPLFNEQSLFELTIQRNRPIADKLIVIGNKDNDHLSQEVLDKLDVEYTKIVEAVPRNTAAAIAFAALAVEDDDILIVTPSDHLIEDMEAYQVAMKKAIALAEKDYIVTFGVHPTRPETGYGYIEHKGDNVLSFREKPNHITAQDFIEQGNFLWNSGMFCFKAKILLKELKKFEKDIYEASKIAWSDNINGELNEELSMNIPSNSIDYAVMERSKKIKVVPAKFVWNDLGSFESLYDYFIMNGHYVDRNGNMVIGTDVYTSFVGLQNTIFVNTPTANLILQKEYSQEVKNVYTHLEKINSELI, from the coding sequence ATGTGTATTTATAACGTGATATTATCTGGAGGAGTAGGAAGTCGTTTATGGCCACTTTCTCGTAAAAGCCATCCAAAACAATATTTACCTTTGTTTAATGAGCAATCATTATTTGAGTTAACGATTCAACGTAATCGTCCAATTGCCGATAAATTAATTGTGATTGGGAATAAAGATAATGACCATTTAAGTCAAGAAGTTTTAGATAAACTTGATGTTGAATACACAAAAATTGTAGAAGCTGTTCCACGTAATACAGCAGCGGCAATTGCATTTGCAGCTTTAGCAGTTGAGGATGATGATATTCTAATTGTTACACCATCTGATCATTTGATTGAAGATATGGAAGCTTATCAAGTTGCAATGAAAAAAGCGATTGCGCTAGCCGAAAAAGATTATATCGTAACATTTGGTGTTCATCCGACTCGTCCAGAAACGGGTTATGGTTATATTGAGCACAAAGGAGATAATGTACTTTCTTTCCGCGAAAAACCAAATCATATTACTGCGCAAGATTTTATCGAGCAAGGAAACTTTTTGTGGAATAGTGGAATGTTTTGTTTCAAAGCAAAAATTTTACTGAAAGAATTAAAGAAATTTGAGAAAGATATTTACGAAGCTTCAAAAATTGCTTGGTCTGACAATATTAACGGAGAATTGAACGAAGAACTTTCAATGAATATTCCATCAAATAGTATCGATTACGCCGTAATGGAACGAAGCAAGAAGATAAAAGTAGTTCCAGCAAAATTTGTTTGGAATGATTTAGGTTCTTTCGAATCGTTGTATGATTATTTTATAATGAACGGACATTATGTCGATCGTAATGGAAACATGGTGATTGGAACAGATGTTTATACTTCTTTTGTTGGTTTGCAAAATACCATTTTTGTGAATACCCCGACAGCGAATTTAATTCTACAAAAAGAATATTCGCAGGAAGTAAAGAATGTTTACACGCATTTAGAAAAAATAAATTCTGAATTAATTTAA
- the fabF gene encoding beta-ketoacyl-ACP synthase II, giving the protein MELKRVVVTGLGALTPIGNTYQEYWNGLVNGVSGAAPITLFDATLFKTQFACEIKNFNIEDHFDRKEARKIDRCAQLGIIAAREAIKHSGILEDANVNKERIGVIWGSGIGGIKTFEEEVSNYATGNGTPRFNPFFIPKMIADITPGHISMEFGLMGPNYTTVSACASSTNAIIDAYMLLRLGKADAIVAGGSEAAITAASIGGFNALHALSTRNDDPQTASRPFDKDRDGFVMGEGAGSIILEEYEHAIARGATIYAELVGTGMTADAHHITAPHPEGLGALNVMREALLDANISVEDVDHINMHGTSTGLGDIAESKAIQKLFGEHAYNIQINSTKSMTGHLLGGAGIIEAISAIGAINNSIVPPTINHFTDDENLDPKIDYTFNKAKEKNVDYALSNTFGFGGHNACVIFKKYK; this is encoded by the coding sequence ATGGAATTAAAAAGAGTAGTAGTAACAGGTTTAGGCGCGCTAACACCAATCGGAAATACATACCAAGAATATTGGAATGGATTAGTGAATGGTGTAAGTGGCGCTGCGCCTATTACGCTTTTTGACGCAACTCTTTTTAAGACACAATTTGCTTGTGAGATCAAGAACTTCAATATCGAAGATCATTTTGATCGTAAAGAGGCAAGAAAAATTGACCGTTGTGCCCAATTGGGAATTATTGCAGCTAGAGAGGCAATAAAACACAGTGGAATCTTAGAAGATGCAAATGTAAACAAAGAGCGTATCGGCGTTATATGGGGATCTGGTATCGGTGGAATTAAAACTTTTGAAGAAGAAGTTTCTAATTACGCAACAGGAAATGGAACACCACGTTTCAATCCTTTCTTTATCCCTAAGATGATTGCAGATATCACGCCTGGTCATATTTCAATGGAATTTGGTCTTATGGGACCTAATTATACAACTGTTTCGGCATGTGCCTCTTCTACAAACGCAATTATTGATGCTTACATGTTATTAAGACTTGGAAAAGCTGATGCAATTGTTGCAGGAGGGTCAGAAGCTGCGATTACAGCTGCAAGTATTGGAGGTTTCAATGCATTACATGCGTTATCTACACGAAATGATGATCCACAAACTGCTTCTCGTCCATTCGACAAAGACCGCGACGGTTTTGTAATGGGAGAAGGGGCTGGAAGTATTATTTTAGAAGAATACGAACATGCAATTGCGCGTGGAGCTACAATTTATGCAGAATTAGTAGGGACAGGAATGACAGCAGATGCTCACCATATTACAGCACCGCATCCAGAAGGATTAGGCGCACTTAATGTGATGAGAGAGGCTTTATTAGACGCAAATATCAGTGTAGAAGATGTAGATCATATTAATATGCATGGTACATCGACTGGATTAGGAGATATTGCAGAATCTAAAGCTATTCAAAAATTATTTGGAGAACATGCTTATAATATTCAAATCAATTCAACAAAATCTATGACTGGTCACTTATTAGGTGGCGCAGGGATTATTGAAGCGATTTCGGCTATTGGAGCAATCAATAACAGTATCGTTCCACCAACAATTAATCATTTTACGGATGATGAAAATCTTGATCCGAAAATCGATTATACATTTAACAAAGCAAAAGAGAAAAATGTAGATTATGCATTGAGTAATACTTTTGGTTTCGGTGGTCACAATGCTTGTGTGATATTTAAGAAGTATAAGTAA
- a CDS encoding acyl carrier protein — protein MSDITSRVKAIIVDKLGVDESEVTLEASFTNDLGADSLDTVELIMEFEKEFDIQIPDDQAEKISTVGQAVTYIEDLNK, from the coding sequence ATGTCTGACATTACATCAAGAGTGAAAGCGATTATCGTAGATAAATTAGGAGTTGACGAAAGCGAAGTTACGCTAGAAGCAAGTTTCACTAACGATTTAGGAGCTGATTCATTAGACACAGTAGAATTAATCATGGAATTCGAAAAAGAATTTGATATCCAAATTCCAGACGATCAAGCAGAAAAAATTTCTACTGTAGGTCAAGCTGTAACATACATCGAAGACTTAAACAAGTAA
- a CDS encoding NAD-dependent epimerase/dehydratase family protein: MKTVLITGVAGFIGYHLAEKLIEKNIKVVGIDNINDYYTIQLKYDRLKELGINQEFASNFDQKVLSSKHEEKMIFYRMNLEDKESLAQLFKEYSFDSVVNMAAQAGVRYSIENPDAYGQSNLVGFLNILECCRNYNVKKLLYASSSSIYGNSSDVPFSTNQNVDHPISLYAATKKANELMAHAYSHLYNFQTIGLRFFTVYGPWGRPDMAMFLFTDAILNHQPLKVFNHGDLSRDFTYIDDIIQGIDKILEDKNIKEKYQLYNIGNSKPVQLMDFIKEVELSTGEKAILEMYPMQAGDVNQTWADVQELKDKFGYNPNYPVDKGVYNFVQWYRKYYNK, translated from the coding sequence ATGAAAACAGTATTAATAACTGGTGTAGCTGGTTTTATAGGTTACCATTTAGCTGAAAAATTAATCGAAAAAAATATCAAAGTTGTTGGAATTGATAATATTAACGATTATTACACTATTCAGTTAAAATATGATCGATTAAAAGAATTAGGAATCAATCAAGAATTTGCTTCAAATTTTGATCAGAAAGTTCTATCTTCTAAACACGAAGAAAAGATGATTTTCTATCGAATGAATTTAGAAGACAAAGAGTCATTAGCTCAACTTTTTAAAGAATATTCTTTTGATTCGGTTGTTAATATGGCAGCTCAGGCTGGTGTTCGTTATAGTATCGAAAATCCTGATGCCTATGGACAGAGTAATTTAGTTGGTTTTCTAAATATTTTAGAATGTTGCCGAAATTATAACGTCAAAAAATTACTGTACGCAAGTAGTTCAAGTATTTACGGAAACTCTTCAGATGTTCCTTTTTCAACAAATCAAAACGTTGATCATCCTATTAGTTTATACGCAGCTACTAAAAAAGCAAACGAGCTAATGGCGCATGCGTATAGTCATTTATACAATTTCCAAACGATAGGTTTGCGCTTTTTCACGGTTTATGGACCTTGGGGACGACCAGATATGGCCATGTTTTTGTTTACAGATGCTATTTTGAATCATCAACCCTTAAAAGTTTTTAATCACGGTGATTTGTCACGTGATTTCACTTACATTGATGATATTATTCAAGGAATAGACAAAATACTTGAAGATAAAAATATTAAAGAAAAATACCAATTATACAATATTGGGAATAGTAAACCTGTTCAATTAATGGATTTTATCAAAGAAGTTGAGCTTTCGACAGGTGAAAAAGCTATTTTAGAAATGTATCCGATGCAAGCAGGAGATGTCAATCAAACATGGGCTGATGTCCAAGAGTTGAAAGATAAATTTGGTTATAATCCTAATTATCCTGTTGACAAAGGAGTGTATAACTTTGTACAATGGTACAGAAAATATTATAATAAATGA
- a CDS encoding IPExxxVDY family protein, protein MAELLLYDDWIDFHLIGVNSSFNTSTQFIFHLNSTFDTRFERIHDLDIRLDEHTYFFETYQWLDEANKIDYHIIKNTPNQSDFKKNEVDLSNLFKESVILVPNYKDCNYVVKISGWEDELQYLQLPFVEKDFIKTIKKIDIDLINNADQLVF, encoded by the coding sequence ATGGCAGAATTACTCTTATATGATGATTGGATAGATTTTCATCTCATAGGCGTAAATTCTAGTTTTAACACTTCTACACAATTTATTTTCCATCTCAACTCTACTTTTGATACGCGTTTTGAGCGTATTCACGATTTGGATATTCGGTTAGATGAGCATACTTATTTTTTCGAAACCTATCAATGGTTAGATGAAGCAAATAAAATAGATTATCATATCATTAAAAATACACCAAATCAATCCGATTTTAAAAAAAATGAAGTAGATTTATCAAATCTTTTCAAAGAGAGCGTTATTCTTGTACCAAATTACAAGGATTGCAATTATGTTGTAAAAATCTCTGGTTGGGAAGATGAACTACAATATCTTCAACTACCATTTGTAGAAAAAGATTTTATAAAAACGATCAAAAAAATAGATATCGATTTGATTAACAATGCAGATCAATTGGTTTTCTAA
- the pckA gene encoding phosphoenolpyruvate carboxykinase (ATP): MSIELASYGIKNSKINYQLSPEELTEKMVELGQGEITSSGAVNMLTGEFTGRSPKDRFIVKDDITAENVWWDGNINIPFDSDKFDALYDKVVEHLSNREIYVRDAFACADDAYKTKIRAITETPAANLFIYNMFIRPTEEELKNFGDAEWTIINAPTFVADANEDGTRQHNFSILNFKRKIVLNGGTGYTGEMKKGIFSALNFIMPVFRNTLPMHCSANSGENGDTAMFFGLSGTGKTTLSADKNRRLIGDDEHGWTEDNTVFNFEGGCYAKVINLSPEGEPEIFAAIKDGALLENCKLIPGTNEVDFTDTSITENTRVSYPIDYIENIAVPSVGKNPKNIFFLSFDAYGVFPPIAKLNPDQAAYLFISGYTSKVAGTEAGVTEPQTTFSTCFGAPFMPLHPTKYAEMLSDKVEKTGVNVWLINTGWNGKKERMSLKDTRAVINAALNGDLNNAEFKKDPYFGFEVPVAIEGVASEKLSPATSFDSTAAYEANAKELADKFKANFKKFEEFATADLLAGGPTI; the protein is encoded by the coding sequence ATGAGCATAGAATTGGCATCTTACGGAATAAAAAATTCCAAAATTAACTATCAATTATCTCCTGAAGAGCTTACGGAGAAAATGGTAGAGCTAGGACAAGGAGAAATTACATCTTCTGGAGCAGTAAATATGTTAACAGGAGAATTTACAGGACGTTCGCCTAAAGATCGTTTTATTGTAAAAGATGATATTACAGCAGAAAACGTTTGGTGGGATGGAAACATCAATATTCCTTTCGATTCTGATAAATTTGACGCTTTGTATGATAAAGTTGTTGAGCATTTAAGCAACCGCGAAATTTATGTACGCGATGCTTTTGCTTGTGCTGATGATGCTTACAAAACAAAAATTAGAGCAATTACAGAAACTCCTGCTGCTAATTTATTTATCTATAACATGTTTATTCGTCCAACGGAAGAAGAATTAAAAAACTTTGGTGATGCTGAATGGACAATTATCAATGCACCAACTTTTGTTGCAGACGCTAATGAAGATGGAACAAGACAACACAATTTCTCTATCTTAAATTTTAAACGTAAAATCGTTTTAAACGGTGGAACTGGTTATACAGGAGAAATGAAAAAAGGAATTTTTTCTGCCTTAAACTTCATCATGCCAGTATTCAGAAATACTTTACCAATGCACTGTTCTGCAAACTCTGGTGAAAACGGAGATACAGCAATGTTCTTTGGTTTATCTGGAACAGGAAAAACAACTTTATCGGCAGATAAAAACAGACGTTTGATTGGTGATGATGAGCACGGATGGACAGAAGACAATACTGTTTTCAATTTTGAAGGTGGTTGTTACGCAAAAGTTATCAACTTATCTCCAGAAGGTGAGCCAGAAATTTTTGCAGCGATCAAAGATGGAGCTTTATTAGAAAACTGTAAATTAATTCCAGGAACTAACGAGGTTGATTTTACAGATACATCTATCACAGAAAATACACGTGTTTCTTATCCAATTGATTATATCGAAAATATTGCAGTTCCATCTGTAGGAAAAAATCCTAAAAATATTTTCTTCTTATCGTTTGATGCTTACGGAGTTTTCCCTCCAATTGCAAAATTAAACCCAGATCAAGCGGCTTACTTATTTATCTCAGGATATACATCTAAAGTTGCTGGTACAGAAGCTGGTGTTACAGAGCCTCAAACTACATTTTCTACATGTTTTGGTGCGCCATTTATGCCGTTACACCCAACTAAATATGCTGAAATGTTGAGCGATAAAGTTGAGAAAACTGGTGTAAATGTTTGGTTAATCAATACAGGTTGGAATGGTAAAAAAGAGCGTATGTCTTTAAAAGATACACGTGCGGTTATCAATGCAGCTTTAAACGGAGATTTGAACAACGCAGAATTCAAAAAAGATCCTTATTTCGGGTTTGAAGTTCCAGTTGCAATCGAAGGTGTTGCTTCAGAAAAATTAAGTCCAGCGACTTCTTTTGATTCTACAGCAGCTTACGAAGCAAATGCGAAAGAATTAGCAGATAAATTCAAAGCGAACTTCAAGAAATTCGAAGAATTTGCAACGGCTGATTTATTAGCTGGTGGACCAACTATTTAA
- the pyk gene encoding pyruvate kinase, producing MIYDRQYLKKTKIVATLGPATESPEILLEMMRKGTDVFRINFSHADYADVKRKIETIHQLNNDHGYNTAILADLQGPKLRIGKMEHEDFIINPGDILTFTNEDVVGTKEKVFMTYKKFAQDVQVGENILIDDGKLIFKVIETNGTDTVKAETIQGGPLRSKKGVNLPNTNISLPALTEKDKEDAKFAIENRVDWFALSFVRSGQDVKDLSEFIKENGTLKIPIISKIEKPEALENIDDILEFSDGLMVARGDLGVEVPFEIVPKAQKKLIDKAKLARKPVIVATQMMETMISSLTPTRAEVSDVANAVFDGADAVMLSGETSVGQYPVQVIEKMTKILQTVEDDDHVHVPEHKPKIKNERFVTDMVCYNAARMAEDTGAKAIATLTYSGYTAFQISSHRPNSFILVFNPSKRINRMLNLLWGVKAINYDPRDTSTDQTVTEVNILAKNAGYVEYGDYIINLNAMPAFEKGITNTLRISMI from the coding sequence ATGATTTACGATAGACAATATCTTAAAAAGACAAAAATTGTCGCGACTTTAGGTCCGGCAACAGAAAGTCCAGAGATTTTATTAGAAATGATGAGAAAAGGAACAGATGTGTTCCGTATCAACTTTTCACACGCAGATTATGCGGATGTGAAACGTAAGATTGAAACAATTCATCAATTAAATAACGATCATGGCTACAATACAGCAATTTTAGCAGATTTACAAGGTCCTAAGTTACGTATTGGAAAAATGGAACACGAAGATTTTATCATCAATCCAGGAGATATTTTAACTTTCACAAACGAAGATGTTGTAGGAACGAAAGAAAAAGTTTTTATGACGTACAAAAAGTTTGCGCAAGACGTGCAAGTGGGAGAAAATATTTTGATTGATGACGGAAAATTAATCTTCAAAGTAATCGAGACAAACGGAACGGATACTGTAAAAGCAGAAACGATTCAAGGAGGTCCATTGCGTTCTAAAAAAGGAGTTAACTTACCAAATACAAATATTTCTTTACCAGCTTTAACAGAAAAAGATAAAGAAGATGCAAAATTCGCAATCGAAAATCGTGTAGATTGGTTTGCATTATCTTTCGTTCGTTCTGGACAAGATGTAAAAGATTTATCAGAATTTATCAAAGAAAATGGAACATTAAAAATTCCAATTATCTCTAAAATCGAAAAACCAGAAGCATTAGAAAATATTGATGATATTTTAGAATTTTCTGATGGATTAATGGTTGCTCGTGGAGATTTAGGAGTTGAGGTTCCGTTTGAAATCGTTCCAAAAGCCCAAAAAAAATTAATTGACAAAGCGAAATTAGCTCGTAAACCAGTTATTGTTGCAACGCAAATGATGGAAACAATGATTTCTAGTTTGACACCAACTCGTGCTGAGGTTTCTGACGTTGCAAATGCAGTTTTTGATGGTGCGGATGCGGTAATGTTATCTGGAGAAACTTCTGTAGGACAATATCCTGTACAAGTTATCGAGAAAATGACAAAAATTCTTCAAACTGTTGAAGATGATGATCACGTACATGTACCAGAACACAAACCAAAGATCAAAAACGAACGTTTTGTAACTGATATGGTTTGTTATAATGCGGCTAGAATGGCAGAAGATACAGGAGCGAAAGCAATTGCAACTTTAACGTATTCTGGTTATACAGCTTTCCAAATTTCTTCTCATCGTCCAAATTCATTTATCTTGGTATTCAACCCAAGTAAACGTATTAACCGTATGTTGAATTTGTTGTGGGGAGTGAAAGCAATCAATTACGATCCTCGCGATACTTCTACCGATCAAACGGTAACTGAGGTAAATATCTTGGCGAAAAATGCAGGTTATGTAGAATATGGTGATTATATCATCAATCTTAATGCAATGCCAGCATTTGAGAAAGGAATTACAAATACATTACGTATTTCGATGATTTAA